Proteins encoded together in one Vallitalea longa window:
- a CDS encoding GNAT family protein — MVMMKLGMKKDEEYKKRQLLKGKTYDRIKYKLNIEEWKEL; from the coding sequence ATGGTAATGATGAAATTAGGAATGAAAAAAGATGAAGAATACAAAAAACGACAATTGCTAAAGGGTAAAACTTACGATAGAATTAAATATAAATTAAATATAGAAGAGTGGAAAGAATTGTAA